In one window of Streptomyces sp. NBC_01224 DNA:
- a CDS encoding PaaI family thioesterase, protein MTGLDLQMAQKVLDSQPFSGLVGARITAFGDGAATLEVDIRRELQQQNGFLHGGVLAYAADNSITFAAGTTLGPAVLTGGFSIQYIRPATGRTLIAHADVVHTGRRQAVVRCELFAAGEGGAKTLCAVAQGTVLSAAPS, encoded by the coding sequence ATGACCGGACTTGATTTGCAGATGGCGCAGAAGGTCCTCGACAGCCAGCCGTTCAGCGGGCTCGTCGGGGCGCGGATCACCGCCTTCGGGGACGGCGCCGCCACACTCGAAGTGGACATCCGTCGGGAACTCCAGCAGCAGAACGGCTTTCTGCACGGCGGAGTCCTGGCCTACGCCGCCGACAACTCGATCACCTTCGCCGCCGGGACTACCCTCGGCCCAGCCGTGCTGACCGGCGGTTTCTCCATCCAGTACATACGGCCCGCCACCGGCCGCACGCTCATCGCCCACGCCGATGTCGTGCACACCGGCCGCCGTCAGGCCGTGGTCCGCTGCGAGCTGTTCGCCGCGGGGGAGGGCGGGGCGAAGACGCTCTGCGCGGTCGCCCAGGGGACCGTACTGTCCGCCGCACCGTCCTGA
- a CDS encoding acetylxylan esterase, translated as MTQARLTHPMTPVSREHDEAASSADFDDFWEKTLAEARSFELSVRIDRIDSPVKTIDVFDVSFSGFQGEAVKGWLRKPKGLSEQAGAVVEFVGYGNGRGEHIDNLLWSSAGYAHLTMDTRGQGSVHSLGHTADPHGSGPSVPGFASRGITDPSDYYYRRLIVDAVRAVDAMRSLDGIDPSRVALFGASQGGGVALAVAGLVPDLAAVVAKVPFLCDIPRALTLAESGPYMEIVKWLETHVHREQEAMRALSYVDAVNFGPRATAPALFSAGLRDTVCPAPTVASAFDAYAGGKELRIWKYGGHGGGGSTEDLEVLRFLDAHLG; from the coding sequence ATGACCCAGGCCCGCCTTACCCACCCGATGACCCCAGTGAGTCGAGAGCATGACGAGGCGGCTTCCTCCGCCGACTTCGACGACTTCTGGGAAAAGACACTTGCCGAGGCACGCAGCTTCGAGCTCAGCGTCCGAATCGACCGCATCGACTCGCCGGTGAAGACCATCGATGTGTTCGACGTGTCCTTCTCCGGCTTTCAGGGTGAAGCGGTCAAGGGCTGGCTCCGCAAGCCGAAAGGGCTGTCGGAACAGGCCGGGGCCGTCGTTGAGTTCGTGGGCTATGGCAATGGGCGCGGCGAGCACATCGACAACCTGCTGTGGTCTTCGGCCGGATACGCGCACCTCACGATGGACACCCGCGGGCAGGGGAGCGTGCACAGCCTCGGGCACACCGCCGACCCCCATGGATCGGGTCCGTCTGTCCCCGGTTTCGCATCGCGGGGCATCACGGACCCGTCCGACTACTACTACCGTCGGCTCATTGTCGACGCCGTCCGTGCGGTCGACGCGATGCGGAGTCTCGACGGGATCGATCCGTCGCGTGTTGCGCTCTTCGGGGCAAGCCAAGGCGGCGGAGTCGCGCTCGCAGTCGCGGGCCTGGTCCCCGATCTCGCTGCGGTCGTGGCGAAGGTCCCGTTCCTGTGCGACATCCCGCGTGCGCTCACCCTCGCGGAATCCGGGCCATACATGGAGATCGTGAAATGGTTGGAGACCCATGTCCACCGAGAACAAGAGGCGATGCGCGCCTTGTCATATGTGGATGCGGTCAACTTCGGCCCCCGCGCGACAGCGCCGGCGCTCTTCTCTGCCGGGCTACGCGACACAGTGTGTCCGGCGCCGACGGTCGCCAGTGCATTTGACGCGTATGCGGGCGGCAAGGAGCTTCGCATCTGGAAGTACGGCGGCCATGGAGGCGGCGGCAGCACAGAGGACCTTGAAGTCTTGCGCTTTCTCGACGCCCACCTCGGCTGA
- a CDS encoding GntR family transcriptional regulator, with protein sequence MPKPTTDPAALELGVDRSSPVPLYYQLAQQLEAAIEQGRLAPGSLLGNEIALAARLGLSRPTVRQAIQSLVDKGLMVRRRGVGTQVVHSRVRRPLELSSLYDDLEAAGGHPTTRVLRNTVEPADASVADALAVAEGTDVHLVERLRYAHDEPLALLRNHLPLGIVDLGTERLETTGLYRMMRGAGITLHSARQTVGARLATADEAASLAETEGAALLTMERTTFDDTGRAVEFGSHIYRASRYSFDFQLLVR encoded by the coding sequence GTGCCCAAACCCACCACCGACCCGGCCGCACTCGAACTCGGCGTGGACCGCTCCAGTCCGGTTCCCCTCTACTACCAGCTGGCCCAGCAGCTGGAAGCGGCCATCGAGCAGGGCCGGCTCGCCCCCGGCAGCCTCCTCGGCAACGAGATCGCACTCGCGGCCCGGCTCGGCCTGTCCCGGCCCACTGTCCGCCAGGCCATCCAGTCACTGGTCGACAAGGGGCTGATGGTCCGTCGCCGCGGCGTCGGCACCCAGGTCGTGCACAGCAGGGTCAGGCGCCCGCTCGAACTGAGCAGCCTCTACGACGACCTGGAGGCCGCGGGCGGGCACCCCACGACCCGAGTCCTGCGCAACACCGTCGAGCCCGCCGACGCCTCCGTCGCCGACGCACTCGCAGTCGCGGAGGGCACCGACGTACACCTCGTCGAGCGGCTGCGGTACGCGCACGACGAGCCGCTGGCACTCCTGCGCAACCACCTGCCCCTCGGGATCGTCGACCTGGGCACCGAACGGCTGGAGACCACCGGCCTCTACCGGATGATGCGTGGCGCGGGCATCACCCTGCACAGCGCCCGCCAGACCGTCGGCGCCCGGCTCGCCACCGCCGACGAGGCGGCCTCACTCGCCGAGACCGAGGGGGCCGCGCTGCTGACGATGGAGCGCACCACCTTCGACGACACCGGGCGGGCGGTCGAATTCGGCTCCCACATCTACCGGGCCTCGCGCTACTCCTTCGATTTCCAGCTGCTCGTGCGTTGA
- a CDS encoding ABC transporter permease produces MSTVAGPSAPAGADERLLRTSPLRRLLGRPELGSVVGAAAVFIFFSIVADSFLRTSSLGTVLYAASTIGIMAAPVALLMIGGEFDLSAGVLVTSSALISSMFSYQMTANVWVGVLVSLLVTLAIGAFNGFMLTRTKLPSFIITLGTFLMLTGLNLGFTKLISGTVSTKSIADMEGFDSARQVFASQWTIGGVELKVTILWWAMLVAIATWILLRTRFGNWIFAVGGEADAARAVGVPVIRTKIGLYLGVAFAAWVSGQHLLFSFDVVQSGEGVGNELIYIIAAVIGGCLITGGYGSAIGSAVGAFIFGMTSKGIVYAEWNPDWFKFFLGAMLLLATLLNAWVRKRAEATK; encoded by the coding sequence ATGAGCACGGTTGCAGGGCCGTCCGCCCCGGCCGGGGCCGACGAGCGGCTGCTGCGCACCTCGCCGCTGCGCAGACTGCTCGGCCGCCCCGAACTCGGCTCGGTGGTCGGCGCCGCGGCCGTCTTCATCTTCTTCTCGATCGTCGCCGACAGCTTCCTGCGCACCTCCAGCCTCGGCACGGTGCTGTACGCGGCCTCCACCATCGGGATCATGGCCGCGCCCGTGGCGCTGCTGATGATCGGCGGCGAGTTCGATCTCTCCGCCGGTGTGCTGGTCACCAGCTCCGCGCTGATCTCGTCGATGTTCAGCTATCAGATGACGGCCAACGTCTGGGTCGGCGTGTTGGTGTCGCTGCTGGTCACGCTGGCCATCGGGGCGTTCAACGGCTTCATGCTGACCCGTACCAAACTGCCGAGTTTCATCATCACGCTCGGTACGTTCCTGATGCTGACCGGCCTCAATCTGGGCTTCACCAAGCTGATCAGCGGGACCGTGTCGACGAAGTCCATCGCCGACATGGAGGGCTTCGACTCGGCCCGGCAGGTCTTCGCCTCGCAGTGGACCATCGGCGGTGTCGAGCTGAAGGTCACCATTCTGTGGTGGGCCATGCTCGTCGCGATCGCCACCTGGATCCTGCTCCGTACCCGCTTCGGCAACTGGATCTTCGCGGTCGGCGGCGAGGCCGACGCGGCCCGCGCGGTCGGCGTCCCGGTGATCCGTACCAAGATCGGGCTCTACCTCGGGGTCGCCTTCGCCGCCTGGGTCTCCGGGCAGCATCTGCTGTTCTCGTTCGACGTGGTGCAGTCCGGCGAGGGCGTCGGCAACGAGCTGATCTACATCATCGCGGCCGTCATCGGCGGCTGCCTGATCACCGGCGGCTACGGCTCCGCGATCGGCTCCGCGGTCGGTGCCTTCATCTTCGGCATGACCAGCAAGGGCATCGTGTACGCGGAGTGGAACCCGGACTGGTTCAAGTTCTTCCTCGGAGCCATGCTGCTCCTGGCCACCCTGCTCAACGCATGGGTACGCAAGCGCGCGGAGGCGACGAAATGA
- a CDS encoding cytochrome P450 family protein, whose product MSDASSHVDVDLRGVKDFTANPYPYYEKLRAAGPVHTIRTDEFERIWLVVGYGEGRAALADQRLGKEWQGLVDRPEGNDPIFANMLELDAPHHTRLRKLVTREFTARRVEALRPRVQQITDELLDAMVPSGRADLVDALAFPLPMTVICELIGVPDLDRDTFRKLSNDVVTPSTPEQEREAVTAMGVYLAELIEDKRCSPGDDLMSALVRTRDEEGDGLSPDELVGMAFLLLVAGHETTVNLISNGVRALLHHPDQLAALRADFGLIGGAVEEMLRYDGPVETATFRFPREPVEIGQRVIPAGEPVLISLAGADRDPGRYPEPDRFDIRRDTQGHLAFGHGLHFCLGAPLARMEGRIAIRTLLERCPGLALDADAGEPDWLPGMLIRGVRELPVRW is encoded by the coding sequence ATGTCCGATGCCAGCAGCCACGTCGATGTCGATCTGCGCGGGGTCAAGGACTTCACCGCGAATCCGTATCCGTACTACGAGAAGCTGCGCGCCGCAGGACCCGTGCACACCATCCGTACCGACGAATTCGAGCGGATCTGGCTCGTGGTCGGGTACGGCGAGGGCCGCGCGGCCCTCGCCGACCAGCGGCTCGGCAAGGAGTGGCAGGGGCTGGTGGACCGGCCCGAGGGGAACGATCCGATCTTCGCCAACATGCTGGAGCTGGACGCACCCCACCACACCCGGCTGCGCAAGCTCGTCACCCGGGAGTTCACCGCACGCCGTGTCGAGGCCCTGCGCCCGCGCGTCCAGCAGATCACCGACGAGCTCCTCGACGCGATGGTGCCCAGCGGGCGCGCCGATCTCGTGGACGCGCTCGCCTTCCCGCTGCCGATGACCGTCATCTGCGAACTGATCGGTGTGCCGGACCTGGACCGCGACACCTTCCGCAAACTGTCGAACGACGTCGTCACCCCCTCCACGCCGGAGCAGGAGCGCGAGGCGGTGACCGCCATGGGCGTGTATCTCGCCGAGCTCATCGAGGACAAGCGGTGCTCGCCGGGTGACGATCTGATGAGCGCCCTGGTCAGGACACGCGACGAGGAGGGGGACGGGCTGTCGCCCGACGAGCTCGTGGGCATGGCCTTCCTGCTGCTCGTCGCCGGCCATGAGACCACGGTCAACCTGATCTCCAACGGGGTACGGGCATTGCTTCACCACCCGGACCAACTGGCCGCACTTCGCGCGGACTTCGGTCTGATCGGCGGCGCGGTCGAGGAGATGCTGCGCTATGACGGACCGGTGGAGACCGCCACGTTCCGCTTCCCCCGCGAACCGGTCGAGATCGGGCAGAGGGTCATTCCGGCGGGCGAGCCGGTTCTGATCTCTCTGGCGGGCGCCGACCGCGACCCCGGCCGCTACCCGGAACCGGACCGCTTCGACATCCGCCGCGACACCCAGGGGCATCTGGCCTTCGGGCACGGCCTGCACTTCTGTCTGGGTGCGCCGCTGGCCCGGATGGAGGGCCGGATCGCGATCCGTACGCTGCTGGAGCGGTGCCCAGGTCTCGCACTGGACGCGGACGCGGGGGAGCCGGACTGGCTCCCGGGGATGCTGATCCGTGGGGTCCGCGAGCTGCCCGTCCGCTGGTGA
- a CDS encoding sugar ABC transporter substrate-binding protein — protein MRSFRKSAILIATAAIGIGLTVTGCSSSGGKSAEEKPQDASGSGGKAVSTPRMKIAMVTHSGEGDTFWDIVQSGAKQAAAKDNVEFLYSANKEGKEQAQLVQAAIDQKVDGIVVTLAKPEAVKDVVAKAVQTGIPVVTINSGAQFAKEIGALGHIGQDEKVAGEAVGEELNARGRKKAVCVIHEQGNVSLEERCAGVRKTFRGTVENLNVEGTNMPASTSSIEAKLQADKGIDAVVTLGAPFAAASVKAKEGSGSRAEVDTFDLNAEVVKRLKADEVGFAVDQQPYLQGYLAIDELWLNKTNGNVIGGGKPVLTGPAVVTADDVPQLEEYTARGTR, from the coding sequence ATGCGCAGCTTTCGCAAGTCGGCAATCCTGATCGCCACGGCCGCCATCGGCATCGGCCTCACCGTCACCGGATGCAGCAGCTCCGGCGGCAAGAGCGCCGAGGAGAAGCCCCAGGACGCAAGCGGCAGCGGGGGCAAGGCGGTATCCACACCCCGGATGAAGATCGCGATGGTCACGCACTCCGGGGAGGGCGACACCTTCTGGGACATCGTGCAGAGCGGCGCGAAACAGGCGGCGGCCAAGGACAACGTCGAGTTCCTGTACTCGGCGAACAAGGAGGGCAAGGAACAGGCCCAGCTCGTCCAGGCCGCCATCGACCAGAAGGTCGACGGCATCGTTGTCACCCTCGCCAAGCCGGAAGCGGTCAAGGACGTCGTCGCCAAGGCTGTGCAGACCGGCATACCCGTCGTGACCATCAACTCGGGCGCGCAGTTCGCCAAGGAGATCGGCGCGCTCGGGCACATCGGGCAGGACGAGAAGGTCGCCGGTGAGGCCGTCGGCGAGGAGCTCAATGCGCGGGGCCGCAAGAAGGCCGTCTGCGTCATCCACGAGCAGGGCAATGTGTCGCTGGAGGAGCGCTGCGCAGGTGTGCGCAAGACCTTCAGGGGCACCGTGGAGAACCTCAATGTGGAGGGCACCAACATGCCCGCCTCCACCTCCTCGATCGAAGCGAAGCTCCAGGCCGACAAGGGCATCGACGCGGTCGTCACCCTGGGCGCACCCTTCGCCGCCGCCTCCGTCAAGGCCAAAGAGGGCTCCGGCAGCAGGGCGGAGGTCGACACATTCGATCTGAACGCCGAGGTCGTCAAGCGGCTGAAGGCCGATGAGGTCGGCTTCGCCGTCGACCAGCAGCCCTACCTCCAGGGCTATCTCGCCATCGACGAACTGTGGCTGAACAAGACCAACGGAAACGTCATCGGCGGCGGAAAGCCGGTGCTCACCGGCCCGGCGGTCGTCACCGCCGACGACGTGCCGCAGCTGGAGGAATACACCGCGCGCGGCACCCGATGA
- a CDS encoding ROK family glucokinase — MSTYRDFTHRGSARATVLRTVGTRERRSHLTAPRVPTVGIDIGGTKVMAGVVDADGNILEQLRTETPDKSKSPKVVEDTIVELVLDLSDRHDVHAVGIGAAGWVDADRSKVLFAPHLAWRDEPLRDALASRLVVPVMVDNDANTAAWAEWRFGAGRGEDHLVMITLGTGIGGAILEDGQVKRGKYGVAGEFGHMQVVPGGHRCPCGNRGCWEQYSSGNALVREAKELAAADSPVAHGIIERVKGNIPDITGPLITELAREGDAMCIELLQDIGQWLGVGIANLAAALDPSCFVIGGGVSAADDLLIGPARDAFKRHLTGRGYRPEARIAKAQLGPEAGMVGAADLARLVARRFRRTNRRRVERYERYAQIYDQAASTIRNTRNTRTS; from the coding sequence ATGAGCACGTACCGCGACTTCACACACCGCGGCTCCGCCCGCGCCACCGTCCTGCGGACCGTAGGCACCCGGGAGCGGCGCTCGCACCTCACGGCGCCGCGGGTACCCACCGTCGGCATCGACATCGGGGGCACGAAGGTGATGGCCGGCGTCGTCGACGCCGACGGCAACATCCTGGAGCAGCTGCGCACCGAGACGCCGGACAAGTCCAAGAGCCCCAAGGTCGTCGAGGACACCATCGTCGAGCTGGTCCTGGACCTCTCCGACCGGCACGATGTGCACGCCGTCGGCATCGGGGCGGCCGGATGGGTCGACGCGGACCGCTCCAAGGTGCTCTTCGCCCCGCACCTCGCCTGGCGCGACGAACCACTGCGCGACGCCCTCGCCTCCCGCCTCGTCGTCCCCGTCATGGTCGACAACGACGCCAACACCGCCGCCTGGGCGGAGTGGCGTTTCGGAGCGGGCCGCGGCGAGGACCACCTCGTCATGATCACGCTCGGTACCGGCATCGGCGGCGCGATCCTGGAGGACGGTCAGGTCAAGCGCGGCAAGTACGGTGTCGCCGGTGAGTTCGGCCACATGCAGGTGGTGCCCGGCGGGCACCGCTGCCCCTGCGGGAACCGCGGCTGCTGGGAGCAGTACAGCTCCGGCAACGCTCTGGTCCGCGAGGCGAAGGAGCTGGCCGCGGCCGACTCCCCGGTGGCGCACGGGATCATCGAGCGGGTCAAGGGGAACATCCCCGACATCACCGGGCCCCTCATCACCGAACTGGCCCGCGAGGGCGATGCGATGTGTATCGAACTCCTCCAGGACATCGGCCAGTGGCTCGGCGTCGGCATCGCCAATCTGGCCGCCGCGCTCGACCCCTCCTGCTTCGTCATCGGGGGCGGCGTCAGCGCTGCCGACGACCTGCTGATCGGCCCCGCCAGGGATGCCTTCAAGCGCCACCTCACCGGCCGGGGCTACCGCCCCGAGGCCCGGATCGCAAAGGCGCAGCTCGGCCCGGAGGCAGGTATGGTCGGCGCCGCCGACCTCGCCAGGCTGGTGGCCCGCAGATTCCGCCGTACCAACCGTCGCCGCGTCGAGCGGTACGAGCGGTACGCGCAGATCTACGACCAGGCCGCGAGCACCATCCGTAACACGCGCAACACTCGCACCTCCTAG
- a CDS encoding ATP-binding cassette domain-containing protein, with product MTAPQAPADRETSHRALVELDHVSKFYGNIKALTDVSLEVHAGEISCVLGDNGAGKSTLIKIIAGLHRHDAGTFLIEGEETTLANPRDALDRGIATVYQDLAVVPLMPVWRNFFLGSEPTTGAGPFKRLDVRLMRETTRSELLRMGIDLRDVDQPIGTLSGGERQCVAIARAVYFGAKVLVLDEPTAALGVKQSGVVLKYVAAARDAGLGVVLITHNPHHAYLVGDRFVLLKRGAMSGSHTKASITLDELTRQMAGGSELEELSHELERAPGPTHLGGHPVADDPQ from the coding sequence ATGACGGCCCCCCAGGCACCGGCCGACCGGGAGACGTCCCACCGGGCGCTCGTCGAGCTGGATCACGTCAGCAAGTTCTACGGCAACATCAAGGCCCTGACGGACGTCTCGCTGGAGGTGCACGCGGGGGAGATCTCCTGCGTCCTCGGTGACAACGGCGCCGGCAAGTCCACCCTGATCAAGATCATCGCGGGGCTGCACCGGCACGACGCGGGGACCTTCCTCATCGAGGGCGAGGAGACCACCCTCGCCAACCCGCGCGACGCCCTCGACCGCGGCATCGCCACGGTCTACCAGGACCTGGCCGTCGTCCCCCTGATGCCGGTCTGGCGGAACTTCTTCCTCGGCTCCGAGCCGACCACCGGCGCGGGCCCCTTCAAGCGCCTCGACGTGCGGCTGATGCGCGAGACGACCCGCTCCGAGCTGCTGCGCATGGGCATCGACCTGCGCGACGTCGACCAGCCGATCGGCACGCTCTCCGGCGGCGAGCGCCAGTGCGTCGCCATCGCGCGGGCCGTCTACTTCGGCGCCAAGGTCCTCGTCCTGGACGAGCCCACCGCCGCGCTCGGCGTCAAGCAGTCCGGGGTCGTCCTCAAGTACGTCGCGGCTGCCCGCGACGCGGGGCTCGGCGTGGTCCTCATCACGCACAACCCGCACCACGCGTATCTCGTCGGTGACCGGTTCGTCCTGCTCAAGCGGGGCGCCATGTCCGGCAGCCACACCAAGGCGAGCATCACTCTGGACGAGCTGACCCGCCAGATGGCGGGCGGCAGCGAGCTGGAGGAGCTCAGCCACGAGCTGGAGCGGGCCCCGGGTCCGACCCATCTGGGCGGCCACCCGGTCGCCGACGACCCCCAGTAG
- a CDS encoding sugar ABC transporter substrate-binding protein: MARVRTGVRAMGAVLAAVLGASLVGCSSTGGKRAEERAAQAAAEGRSAVNTPRWTFAMVTHSGDGDTFWDIVQRGAEQAAVKDNIKFLYSHNDEAQQQAQLVQAAIDQKVDGLIVTLAKPDAMKDVVAKATKAGIPVITVNSGSAESKRFGALTHIGQDESIAGEAVGDELNARGRKKALCILHEQGNVGHEQRCAGAKKTFDGQMQNLYVEGTNMPDVQASIEAKLQADKNIDAVVTLGAPFADAAVKAKKTAGSKAEIDTFDLNAKVATALQDKTLGFAVDQQPYLQGYEAVDLLWLYRFNGNVLGGGRPVLTGPQIITSKDAAELAEYTKRGTR; encoded by the coding sequence GTGGCAAGGGTTCGGACAGGGGTACGTGCGATGGGCGCCGTGCTTGCGGCGGTGCTCGGGGCTTCCCTCGTGGGATGCAGCAGCACCGGTGGCAAGCGGGCGGAGGAGCGCGCGGCCCAGGCCGCCGCCGAGGGCCGGTCCGCGGTGAACACGCCCCGCTGGACCTTCGCCATGGTCACCCACTCGGGCGACGGCGACACCTTCTGGGACATCGTCCAGCGGGGCGCCGAGCAGGCGGCCGTCAAGGACAACATCAAGTTCCTGTACTCGCACAACGACGAGGCGCAGCAGCAGGCCCAGCTCGTCCAGGCCGCCATCGACCAGAAGGTCGACGGGCTGATCGTCACACTCGCCAAGCCCGACGCGATGAAGGACGTCGTCGCCAAGGCCACCAAGGCCGGTATCCCGGTGATCACGGTGAATTCGGGCTCCGCGGAGTCCAAGCGGTTCGGCGCGCTCACGCATATCGGCCAGGACGAGTCGATCGCGGGTGAGGCCGTGGGCGACGAGCTCAACGCGCGGGGCCGCAAGAAGGCCCTGTGCATCCTGCACGAGCAGGGCAACGTCGGCCACGAGCAGCGCTGCGCCGGAGCGAAGAAGACGTTCGACGGGCAGATGCAGAACCTGTACGTCGAAGGCACCAACATGCCCGACGTCCAGGCGTCCATCGAGGCCAAGCTCCAGGCCGACAAGAACATCGACGCGGTCGTCACCCTCGGGGCGCCGTTCGCGGACGCCGCCGTCAAGGCGAAGAAGACCGCGGGCAGCAAGGCCGAGATCGACACGTTCGACCTGAACGCCAAGGTCGCCACGGCGCTCCAGGACAAGACCCTCGGCTTCGCGGTCGACCAGCAGCCCTACCTCCAGGGGTACGAGGCCGTGGACCTGCTGTGGCTGTACCGCTTCAACGGCAATGTGCTCGGCGGCGGACGCCCGGTCCTCACCGGCCCGCAGATCATCACCTCGAAGGACGCCGCCGAGCTGGCGGAATACACGAAGCGGGGGACCCGATGA
- a CDS encoding Gfo/Idh/MocA family protein, whose product MRIGLIGTGRIGSFHAGVLARHPEVDALVVTDTDRARAAEVADRVGATAAVGAAEMFGTGVDAVVIASATSAHAELIGRAARAGLPAFCEKPIALDLPGTLNALCEVDRAGSILQLGFMRRFDAGYAAARAAVRAGTLGRLHTVRAMTMDPAPPPAAYLPLSGGLYRDCLVHDFDMLRWVTGREVTEVYATGSDAGPEMFRVAGDVDTAAALLTLDDGTLATATATRCNGAGYDVRMELAGELDQITVGLDDRTPVTSAEPQGPTAPLRPWPGFLERFAPAYEAELDAFVRVVRGELPNPCDGREAWYALLIAEACEVSRRQRRPVRIAEIADGAAVRSGARAAG is encoded by the coding sequence ATGCGTATCGGACTCATCGGCACCGGCCGGATCGGTTCCTTCCACGCGGGCGTGCTGGCCCGCCATCCCGAGGTGGATGCCCTGGTGGTGACGGACACCGACCGGGCGCGGGCTGCCGAGGTCGCGGACCGCGTCGGCGCGACGGCCGCGGTCGGCGCCGCCGAGATGTTCGGCACGGGGGTGGACGCCGTGGTGATCGCCTCGGCCACTTCGGCGCACGCGGAACTGATCGGGCGGGCCGCACGAGCGGGACTGCCCGCGTTCTGCGAGAAACCGATCGCACTGGACCTGCCGGGGACACTGAACGCGCTGTGCGAGGTCGACCGGGCGGGGAGCATCCTCCAACTGGGCTTCATGCGCAGGTTCGACGCGGGGTACGCAGCAGCGCGCGCCGCCGTGCGGGCAGGGACGCTGGGCAGGCTGCACACCGTACGGGCGATGACCATGGACCCCGCACCGCCGCCCGCCGCGTATCTGCCGCTCTCCGGGGGGCTGTACCGGGACTGTCTGGTCCATGACTTCGACATGCTGCGATGGGTGACGGGCCGCGAGGTGACCGAGGTGTACGCCACCGGATCGGATGCCGGGCCGGAGATGTTCCGGGTGGCCGGCGACGTGGACACGGCGGCGGCCCTGCTGACCCTCGACGACGGCACCCTGGCCACGGCGACGGCCACCCGCTGCAACGGCGCCGGTTATGACGTACGGATGGAACTGGCGGGCGAACTGGACCAGATCACGGTCGGCCTGGACGACCGAACACCGGTCACCTCGGCGGAGCCGCAGGGCCCCACCGCGCCGCTCCGCCCCTGGCCGGGCTTCCTGGAACGGTTCGCCCCGGCGTACGAGGCGGAACTGGACGCGTTCGTACGGGTGGTGCGGGGCGAACTGCCCAATCCGTGCGACGGGCGGGAAGCGTGGTACGCGCTGCTGATCGCGGAGGCGTGCGAGGTGTCCCGCCGGCAGCGGCGCCCCGTGCGGATCGCGGAGATCGCCGACGGAGCAGCCGTCCGGTCCGGCGCTCGCGCCGCCGGATGA